tacagcctgcgtcttacagggctcgaaattgcgaccgttttggtcgcatatgcgcccgaaaattaatctatgcgacctcgtaatatatttgggcgcattagtgcgactgcagataatggttgtagtgcgacctgttttgattttttgtaaaaacgtgctgaatcggtcttccctgccgctatattggttcatattagctgtcactCACTCAAGgttttccgctgtcagatgacagggaaggagcttttatgaccacgggaaatgcaaacggctgaagagtaaaaacttaaagcacacaggtttgcaaaccccacctaaagttaaggcgcagatgaaagcgatcaagacacgtcacgtggtgaataatgatccgccagctgagatcaatcgagtacgcgcatcttggagaaggcgcccgaatctccatgcgttgcattcactgcgtgttcagcgcaaatgtccgctaaaagtcaaatctaatactgtacatatcatcgccaaagaagctcgcctttactaagtttacactaaaactgcggctcataacaaagagcggtattgcgccggtggtcatcgcaagaatcctgctctgcctgctcataaaataggtcggctgactcgccagcttttccacaaacacagaaaaatgaagatcagctcagactgaacctttaaattgacacaaactgaaaccaaaacttttaaagagtgatagaaatgagactttactttctttcttttgtctattctttttttgaggtgtatattatttttgtaaatttatttactgatgactgctttgcagctttcgtcattgaattgaatgatttattataatcttttgtttgttttgtagcagaaatattatttattaaattgacatgcatataaaacagcagtacaaaataaatatttcttactgcaatgcttcatttttgtttgatgcaaactatacaattatttttcataaattaacagactttttatagcagataacctacattcatgcacattcaaggcagtatcataatgagaaatgtaattcattgttactattattgtcattttcatcatcactaatattctatggcctaattattagacattcattttggaattattgcacacaaatatcaatgtctttgcagcattagttagatagttgtttctggtttttgtcagtcctattgatgttgttttaaaatacaataaatcccttaaaaagcaatttgcagcggtgctcattcatttttggtgggtgctcctaaattttttctggtgctcctaaatttattttgatgctcctaaatatttgaagttgggagcaccggtgctaccaagtaaaaaagttaatttcgagccctgtatatatatattataggtagatacagactggtacagactgatgtgactggagtggggtgggggtgttttatttatacatatatactgtacgcctttttttaggtgagggaatggaagttttgagtgagttcccccactttttttccTTGGACTTGgcctttttgggagcacatatttgtgtgagaagttattctccaccttgaacttcaataagtcaaagtacaggtctagaaaatatctatgatggttgggtttagggtgggatGACCTCCTCTCCCTCACTCATCTTTTAATCAAGCAAGTTTCTTGTGTTAGCCTAAATGATAAGCAACGTCACAGaccagagcgagaggtggcagtattgcaccaaaaagtttgttgtcgaccactAAAAAACAGGAAGAAGTAGAAATCGTCATTCTCGACATCATGGATTGATTTTCATCAGCTAGACATCATCCAGGCAGCTAGACATCATCCTCACAGCTCCATGAATGGCGGTGCCCTAACTTATTTATCCGCGATTGGTAATTGTAGTTTGTGTGGACACTACTGCACTATTTGACTAATAAAATATTTCGccactgaaaagctatttgatttagaaaatagcgacgctaccgccacgctactgagaaatgtagttataGCAGAATAGCACCGCTTCAATAAATGGCTTTAGTAGAAGTCGTCGTGcgtatcaaaaacaggcaaagcaacagaccaatattattcaacatatcctAGATTTTTAAAGAACATATTTAGATATAACcccatttgtaatatttaacatttcaatgagtaactgtaatttaattacacattttccCCATTAACTGTAAcaaattactgttacttttattttgtaattaagttATGTAACgccgttacatgtaactagttgcTCCCCAACACTCACTACAAGTTGTGCCCGCTTCATGTTACACCCCTCTTTTGCAGTCCACAGACAGACCCTACTCCAGCTGTCATCTGTTTGATGTGATCATGCAGGTTTTTGTCCCAGATTAGACCAGATGCAGTCTAGTCATTTGACTTTGGCTTATTGTGTCTCAGACTTAAAAAGTGACAATGCATTAATTGTGGGCAAAATATGCCATCtcttcttaaacacacacacacacacaaaaaaaaacgttCCCTAATTATCTTCCAAATCATATATGTCAGTAATAATGATTTGGAAAGTcagataaaacataaaaaagtgagaaaaaatTACTTGCAAGCAGAGGGGGTTTCTGCTGTGGTTTGAGGATGTTCACTGGATTCAGCATCTCTCTGTGTCAGTTTTCTCTCTCCAGCCTTCAGCTCTTTTGGTCTTGCATCCAGATTTCTCTGTCTTTCATCCAGTTTTTTGTCTCTCTTAACCAGTTCTTCGTTTTGCTCCTCATAATTCCCAGTGGTGTATAAATCATCTGTCACCAACAGTTTATCAGACTGATCCTCTTTAATTTTGGAATCTATCAGCTTTTTCTTTAATTGATTTTCTCTTATCTTCAAAGCGTTCAGCTCTTTCTTTAATTGAATCTCTctgattttaaaaccattttgctCATCTTTAATTCTCTCATTCAGTTCTGTTACTTTCTTTGTGTGCTGCTCTCTCAtctctttaattttcttttcagcggtTTCTTTTTCTCCTCTCAGTTTGTTCTCCCTTTCCACATACTCAGCATTAAATTCCTCCCGAAAGTAACTTTCAGCTTTTCTGAAACTCTCCAGATAATTAGTGTAAAATCTGCTGCTTTTCTGTTGTGTCATTGTGTCTATTTTTTCCAATAACTGATTAACACTTTCGTCAGTGTTCTGTAAAAGGTGATGTCTATTCTTACACTTCTTCAAACATTTGTTACGTTGAGGATCACTGTACCGGtcttcatataaaaaaataaccatGCAAAAGTCCAAGATCTCCTTCCCAAACACATCACGGAGAGCACGTAAAAGGTAATGCTCTTTACCagagtttttcatatttttaagtaCTAACAGAAAGGCATGAGGACCGGGATACAACTGTATGTCAACAAAGTGATTAATTTCATATGTGATAGATTTGACTCCATTGCTGAAAATGTAGTATGATTTCAAGTGTTCTAGCCAGTAGGATGGGGTTTTTAATACAGAAACCTTTCGTCCACCAACTGAAGCCTTCCTGGGAATCAATGGTCGAAATTTAAATGCATCCCTGTTCTCTCTTTCTCCAAGGATTGTAGCGCATGCTTTATCCATAAGAGCATCATCACATCCAAGCACCATAAGCCTCGGCTTTTCAATGGAGTCTGCTTcatctgtaaaaaaaatggttaataaAATCGGGTGTCAACAAATGCATAAAACTTTGAAAATACTATACTAAGACAAAAGAGAAACAATTGACAGAGGCTGACCCTTTCCAGAAATGTGGCtacatttaaagcattttctaTTGATTTTTCTTAAACTGAAATGATGTACAACAAATTAGGGATGAATGATAAAGCGATTTAAAATTGATTAGTGATTTAGCAGAAGCTGTGATTGCTTTACACATCATGTGAGAAAAGTATGATGCTATGATTAGTAGTTTAGATTCGTAGTCTACTAATTAAGGCCAGAAGGTGCtctttatttctctttctttctaaCAGGAAAAACCCAGTAAATACCATAAGTCTATAGTAGATCTTTATAGCGTAGAACAGAAAATTcaactgctttcatttgatttaacAGGACATGACCATGACAACTAAATTTTTATCAACGTACTTCTTAGTAAAATTTTTCCTAATAATAAAGTATGTAATAGTGCAAAGTGTAAACAAATGAGCATTTAGTACCATCATCACAGTAATTGTCACCCACTATGGAGGAATTCGCtcctgcaaatatgtctgataatttatTAATCCATTTCATTTGCAAATATCTCAGATATTGCAGCCGACCTCTTTGTGTTCCTTTGCGAAATTGTTTTCATGCTACATCATTTCATTACATCACACTTGCGCTCTGATTTGTTGCAAATAAACCAATTAGATCGCTATCTTCAGCTGACGGTATGATGCTGATACTGAACACTGAATTGGGCCAATGAGCTCTGACGTTATCACGATGAGAGGCGTTGCATGCAAACTCACCAAACACACCAGTCGGCAAGGGATGCTTACAATGACAGTTTAACCGTTAAACAAAAGGATGCATTTTTTCAGAAAAATAGTATCAGTTAATtggttaaaattagttttttttgcattttgcaaGTTTTGGTGTATAAATATGCAACAAGTTAAAGCACAAACTTTTTGAAATGTGCTTTGCTTCAGAAATGGCCACAAGTCAGAACATCTGGGTTTTCTTTTGCTCCCAGCACCGCTCATCATAAATACAACAGTTatagtttttaataacttttaattattataaaaatttgtTATTAATAGTGCTTATGAAAACCTATTTTGAAAACAGCCCACATAAATtaagaataaaacaaatcagattatttattttaatgatttttgcattataactccacaccaaactgaggctttcattttatagctATATAAACTATAATGTATGCAAAGTGTAGACCTCAGTGTTCTATTTACTATGAATAAATCACAATTCTTTTAAAGCTCAGGGAATCAGCTCAATAATCTATAACAAAATTTACTTACATTGATTTCTTAAGACTGGTCCAGCCAAATCGAagaaaacatacaaacacacacacatagacaaaatCTGTTCAGAAAGATGGGTTAtagagcacctatgatgaaaatcaacttttggaaactgtgtgtagatataatgtgtccactgtcatattagagtgatataaacacaagtctcttttttaaagagAAATCCGGTTTCCCCACACCGCATTGATTGAAaggcgccatgtttctataataacatgtgtAACATATAGAGGTGAAAGTCCATTGTTACCCCTAAAAGGGTCTGAGTTCGTACTATATGAGTTTGACACCTGGTGCCAGCGAGCCTGCTGGTGAAAGTCACTCAGTGGCATCTATTACATCCCTTggatgtatttacatttacatttacatttagtcatttagcagacgcttttatccaaagcgacttacaaatgaggacaaggaagcaattttcacaactaagagcaacaatgaataagtgctataggcaagtttcaggtctgtaaagtctaagaagggaagtattagtagtattagtattttttttttttttgtacagttagtgtgatattcagagaggcaattgcagattaggaagtgaagtggaaagtaaatagttgagtttttaggcgtttcttgaaagtagcgagtgactctgctgttctgatgcagttagggagttcattccaccaactgggcagattgagcgtgagcgttcgcgaaagtgattttttccttttttgggatggaaccacgaggcgacgttcattcacagaacgcaagtttctggagggctcacagatctgcagaagtgagagcagataagaaggagcaaagccagaagtcactttgtaggcaaacatcagagctttgaatttgatgcgagcagcaactggcagccagtgcaaacggactagcagcggagtgacatgtgctcttttaggttcattgaagaccactcgtgctgctgcgttctggagcagttgaagaggcttgatagagtcagctggaagccccgctagtagagagttgcagtaatccagtttggagagaacaagagcttgaacaaggagttgagctgcatgttcagataagaagggtcggatctttctgatgttatagagtgcgaatctgcacgatcgagcagttctagaaatgtggtcagagaagtttagttggtcatcaatcgttactccaaggcttttcaccattttggatgcagtaatggttaccccatccatctggattgaaaagttatggtgtagagtcgagttggcacaaactacaagcatttccgtttttgcgaggttcagctgaagatgatgatctttcatccagtgtgaaatgtctgacaggctgGCTGAGATGCGacctggaaccgagggatcatcaggatgaaaagagaggtatagctgggtatcatcagcatagcagtggtaggagaatccatgtctctggatgactggtcctagagatgatgtgtagatggagaagagaagtggccccagaacagagccttgaggtaccccagtgtttagatgctgtaggttggacacctctcccctccaagacaccctgaatgatctgtcagtgaggtaagatctgaaccattgtataacagtgcccgcaacgcccagtgactcgagcgtagatagcaggatctggtggttgacagtgtcaaaagcagctgacaagtccagcaaaatgaggactgataatttagagtctgctttagccagtctgagatcctccacgaccgagagcagggcagtctcagttgagtgacctttcttaaagccggattgcttgttgtccatgagattgttttgagtaagaaagtccagaacttgattgaacactactttctccagaatcttggccatgaatggaagcagggatactggtctgtagttttcaagtagcgtatggtccaggttgggtttctttagcagtggggttaccctagcctgcttaaatgtagtggggaataaaccagagtcaagagatgtgttaattatgtgagtcagtgttggtatgactgcaggagagatggcttgcaagagatgagagggaatgggatcgagtggacaggtggttgcatggctagatagcatgAGTTTGGaaacctcagactcagagagctgagaaaaagaggtgagtgtgtgtggtgttggtggtgtaccttgcgtgtttgttgtaggtgcagcaaattgagcactgatttttgcagttttggtgcagaagaatgtagcaaagttatcagtagtaagtgtggaggatgcgggtggaggaggaggatagaggagggcggaaaatgttttaaaaagtaggcgaggattagtggcattgttgattttcagacggtaatacgtctgctttgcagaagtaacctcagctgagaaagaggacagaagagtttggtatgtttagagatgtgcaggatttttagttttccgccaaattctctctgcagcccgaagttttgagcgatgctcacggagagcatccgagagccagggtgcaggaggactggcacgggctggcctggatgcaagaggacataatcggtctagacatgatgctagcgtggagcagagtgtatcagtggcactgttcgaatcaagtgcagagagtttgcaagatggaggaagagagtctgaaacaatggtggatagtctattgggtgagagagatcgtaggtttctgcgaaaggtaaccagtgttggagtgtgtggtggctcaggagtaatgtgagagacagaaggaaatgatccgatatttgtagtggagttactattgtttgatcagtgaagcagtgtcgtgtgtaaataaggtctagctgattatctgatttgtgggtagcagaagtaggtgctctttttaggtcaaaagaggcaagcagagtctgaaagtctgcagcttgcggtttgtcaacgtaaatgttgaagtcacctagcaccaacaaaggagtgtcaaaattagaaaaagatgagagaagaacatccagttcatctaagaagtgacctaatttacctggtgggcggtagatgacaaccacatttatgtagaaggggtggataatggtgactgcatggaattcaaaggagctgattgttggcagggacggtatcagagtaaatttccattctttggaaattagtagtccagttcccagcccctctccctgtctgacgaggagtgtgggaaaaagagaaattagcagaaagagtagcatgtgtagcagtgtcctccggcctcaaccaggtctcagttagagccatgagattatagtcagaatatgtagctatggaggtaataaaatctgccttgttaacagctgattgacaattccagaggcccacggagagagagagttgagaaatagcagatacatgtattgaacgaaggttgtgaggattacgcctgcagcgtacctcccgtgttttgcgagtgttagtaacaacaggaattagaaaacacataataaacgtgcactgacaacaaaaataagtgtaaagataaagtaaaacaagaaagtaaagtactcgagtgctttgtcggtgtctctgacacgcctcgagagtcaaaacaagggccgaaactgaggcggacgacgtgaaaccgcgtctgcgttcgctacacaagctcttatagtaaccaaggaaacagtggctaaacacttctagtattatacacaactgaaagcaagtttaaatgtcctacaactttacacaaacagctgaaaacaagtcctcaaaccatacacaacaactgaaacaagtcttaaatgtacttacaggctgctggtctagatgctaaagtgcttctcctgccgactaatgctagcgtgctcactatatattggttacctggcgtttggacacgcctcccaagtcaaaacaagggccgaaactgaggcggacgacgtgaaaccgcgtctgcgttcgctacacaagctcttatagtaaccaaggaaacagtggctaaacacttctagtattatacacaactgaaagcaagtttaaatgtcctacaactttacacaaacagctgaaaacaagtcctcaaaccatacacaacaactgaaacaagtcttaaatgtacttacaggctgctggtctagatgctaaagtgcttctcctaatttatcattattatttattattattgtttatttgtgtgttcaCTGCCAATTGGAAGTGGTTATGTTGTGTGTTTCTCTTTTACTTTCACTGTGTTTCTCTGCCTGCTCACTAGGTAGAGCTGATTAGGCCCAGGTGGGGTTCATCATTGGAGCGTGCTGCAGTAATGCGCTGCTACAAAAGAGCAGTGTGTCTCAACCCACGGAGAGGTTCACTTCTCCCCTGCTCCAGACTTGTGATTGTGGTGGTCATACGTTGTGGGTGTTGATCTGGTTGGTTATAGAAATAAGTTTAATAGGCGATTGAGTTCAATTTGACTTCTGTCTGTTGAGAAACTTGTTTGTTCTTGCGTTGTGGAATTTTACAGGCAGTGTGTCTGTTTTCTTAGTTGTGtgatttaaatacaaatattcttttgtgtgtgtggtatgtAAAAGGTAATTGTATTGTTTCTTTGTCTGACTTTTTGATTTACAAATTGAAGCTGTAGGGAGAGggtgccatttttatttttgtacttgtATGACTGTGTTTATTCATAGTAAGGGAGTAGAGGAAAGCCtttgttgtttcttttcttttacctGAAATTGGGTTATTTCGTATTGCTCCTGAGCTAGACCTGTTTTGGTTAATCCTTCTGCTGAAGATTTATgcttcatttattgtttattgattgagaactaaataataaaataatttaagtttacgCTTGTTGTTGATTCACATTTCTGAGGCAGGATTGAAGTGTTCCctcaatatttgtttatttaatttatacacaaTTCATTAATTTCATCTTCTATTTCTCAAATTctaaattttaattttctttgttattttctttCCCCAACCCTAGACCAAAAAGGGAAAGGGACGTAACACATCTTATCTACCAAGTTGCCAGAACCAGCCAGTCCCATCTTCAAAGACATTGCAAAGAAAAAATCTGACCATCTTTGAACCCACACACACCCAAAGACACGCACTATTGAAATGGATTTCATAGAAATCTCAAAATTCAGCAAAAAGTACATGGAATGTAACTTTTGTATTATCTCCCTAATTCTCTAAAGATTCTCTAAACTCTACACTTGTATAAGCCTTTTTATCTTCAGCAGGTGAAAACTCTATTGGCGGACAGCTGCTTCTCATTTAGGGtggagagcagagagagggaCAGATCATCACTAAGAGGCAGGGCACTCCCCCTCTGATAACACGaagaaagggagaatgtcaatccaagTGTTTCTTCAGACTGTATtgtgaagtgtgattataaaaaaaatatgattaatgctttttttactattagaggctggctatattcacacactgctgacacacaattGTGTTAAATCAGTGGTGGGCCATTATCAgtgttaacgtgctgcgttaaagTGAGACTCTTattgcacaataaaaaaaatatcaccgttaatctattctcaaagttgggttgggagctgggtctattctacacaagctttgatgactttcaccttgatattttagcgcagaGGTATACCTGACTGGTGaaccgtctgacaaaaaaagtgccgttctgaatcaaatcagcaggatgacctggatctttcacttacttcaaaGACAcgactgactacgcttacatggacatctgtaacctagttatttgccttattagacaataatataatgaaggtgtttacgtgaagtgctttaatgtaaagtttcctgtaattttgcatgactttaactgcagtttggcagtttcacttttaaccatgaacatttcattcatgcccccgtgacaaactgggatattagacgcaaataaggagtaaggactggtgagagtgttatggaatttaataacacacgccaaatggaaagaaaaaaagtgtCGCATTttgcattatgtgtgtgtgtgcgtcgtcctttactgacagccgcgtgtgCGGATCTTGTCGGAAATATGtcaaagtcctacatgacggtaatagtttgatcgcaGTGTTTACTTCTATAAtgtcactaatatctgcatactgcacgtcttaattccatttctgcttagttcagttatgactttagtggGATTAAAGTCATCAAAAATGGCTGTTtcaagcttatgtaggcctacagttcatgtttactgaataaacagtgagtaaacagaAGCACATCTtactgaacatcatttattttaatctccaattatcacagtagaacagtttctcctgcagtttgtgatgcattttggaaacaggagatgtgcccctggtctaatgcgccacctggcttgagaaacccgttttcaaagacttattatttgggtagcacacatattctgaacatattcacacatattctgaattcaaatgagtcattttaatctagaataatctagattaattctgagattaatctagatttataAAAGTAACTTTTGCATAATATCCCCCCTTTAAATGCATTTGCTTAATAAAAATTTACTGTATAAACagcattgtaattattttaaggAACTGTGACCCTACAAACGCATATCTAATTCATTTGTGTGAATTTCATGTCTGTATGAAACTTTTTAAACCTGTGTCAGCTTAAACAGTTCCATATTTTAGAAGACTGAAAAAATGTAAGAatcagcattttctttttgtaaaatCATCAGAttgtttacaaaagaaaaaaaaaaacgtctctacactgaaaaaaaatattaatttgatttgcttaaaaaagtgagtaaagttACACTCTTgtttactcacctttttaaagtaaagtcagcctgttgcttttaaagaaatgaatataCCATTGTGGTCAATCAAAACGGTGCCTGGGCCATGCATATTTAATAATCCCTCgagaataagtgttttttttttttttttttttggattggccTGTTTTTCTGGCCTGGATTAAATctaagatatatttatttattcaaagaaACATGTAAATCCAGGTTTCTTACCATTTTGTGCTCTTATAAGTGGTGTTTCTTCATCTGTAATCAATAAAAGAGTAAGACAATTAATGAGTTACTTGACAATAAATGACAATAAGTTGATCAACAGATGTGAGCTTAATTTTTTGGAGTATTGTATAGGGACAAACTGTGTtctattattatacttatttataATTTGAATATATGCACAGCTATACTCAATCTCAAGCACAGTCAGAACAGTGAGGttgttactttaattttaaatattgacAATCTTCTATCAATGAATTTAGATTTTGAGTTATTTTCcattttttactgtatattgaaaaatgtaatttatatattttagtttttactcaGTACCAT
The genomic region above belongs to Danio rerio strain Tuebingen ecotype United States chromosome 21, GRCz12tu, whole genome shotgun sequence and contains:
- the LOC101883468 gene encoding uncharacterized protein isoform X5, with the translated sequence MVLGCDDALMDKACATILGERENRDAFKFRPLIPRKASVGGRKVSVLKTPSYWLEHLKSYYIFSNGVKSITYEINHFVDIQLYPGPHAFLLVLKNMKNSGKEHYLLRALRDVFGKEILDFCMVIFLYEDRYSDPQRNKCLKKCKNRHHLLQNTDESVNQLLEKIDTMTQQKSSRFYTNYLESFRKAESYFREEFNAEYVERENKLRGEKETAEKKIKEMREQHTKKVTELNERIKDEQNGFKIREIQLKKELNALKIRENQLKKKLIDSKIKEDQSDKLLVTDDLYTTGNYEEQNEELVKRDKKLDERQRNLDARPKELKAGERKLTQRDAESSEHPQTTAETPSACNI
- the LOC101883468 gene encoding uncharacterized protein isoform X2, with amino-acid sequence MSWSKGKVKYGAYYDDLEMDEETPLIRAQNGKKPGFTYEADSIEKPRLMVLGCDDALMDKACATILGERENRDAFKFRPLIPRKASVGGRKVSVLKTPSYWLEHLKSYYIFSNGVKSITYEINHFVDIQLYPGPHAFLLVLKNMKNSGKEHYLLRALRDVFGKEILDFCMVIFLYEDRYSDPQRNKCLKKCKNRHHLLQNTDESVNQLLEKIDTMTQQKSSRFYTNYLESFRKAESYFREEFNAEYVERENKLRGEKETAEKKIKEMREQHTKKVTELNERIKDEQNGFKIREIQLKKELNALKIRENQLKKKLIDSKIKEDQSDKLLVTDDLYTTGNYEEQNEELVKRDKKLDERQRNLDARPKELKAGERKLTQRDAESSEHPQTTAETPSACNI
- the LOC101883468 gene encoding uncharacterized protein isoform X4 → MSWSKGKVKYGAYYDDLEMDEETPLIRAQNDEADSIEKPRLMVLGCDDALMDKACATILGERENRDAFKFRPLIPRKASVGGRKVSVLKTPSYWLEHLKSYYIFSNGVKSITYEINHFVDIQLYPGPHAFLLVLKNMKNSGKEHYLLRALRDVFGKEILDFCMVIFLYEDRYSDPQRNKCLKKCKNRHHLLQNTDESVNQLLEKIDTMTQQKSSRFYTNYLESFRKAESYFREEFNAEYVERENKLRGEKETAEKKIKEMREQHTKKVTELNERIKDEQNGFKIREIQLKKELNALKIRENQLKKKLIDSKIKEDQSDKLLVTDDLYTTGNYEEQNEELVKRDKKLDERQRNLDARPKELKAGERKLTQRDAESSEHPQTTAETPSACNI
- the LOC101883468 gene encoding uncharacterized protein isoform X1: MSWSKGKVKYGAYYDDLEMDEETPLIRAQNGKKPGFTYEADSIEKPRLMVLGCDDALMDKACATILGERENRDAFKFRPLIPRKASVGGRKVSVLKTPSYWLEHLKSYYIFSNGVKSITYEINHFVDIQLYPGPHAFLLVLKNMKNSGKEHYLLRALRDVFGKEILDFCMVIFLYEDRYSDPQRNKCLKKCKNRHHLLQNTDESVNQLLEKIDTMTQQKSSRFYTNYLESFRKAESYFREEFNAEYVERENKLRGEKETAEKKIKEMREQHTKKVTELNERIKDEQNGFKIREIQLKKELNALKIRENQLKKKLIDSKIKEDQSDKLLVTDDLYTTGNYEEQNEELVKRDKKLDERQRNLDARPKELKAGERKLTQRDAESSEHPQTTAETPSASSESE
- the LOC101883468 gene encoding uncharacterized protein isoform X3, with amino-acid sequence MSWSKGKVKYGAYYDDLEMDEETPLIRAQNDEADSIEKPRLMVLGCDDALMDKACATILGERENRDAFKFRPLIPRKASVGGRKVSVLKTPSYWLEHLKSYYIFSNGVKSITYEINHFVDIQLYPGPHAFLLVLKNMKNSGKEHYLLRALRDVFGKEILDFCMVIFLYEDRYSDPQRNKCLKKCKNRHHLLQNTDESVNQLLEKIDTMTQQKSSRFYTNYLESFRKAESYFREEFNAEYVERENKLRGEKETAEKKIKEMREQHTKKVTELNERIKDEQNGFKIREIQLKKELNALKIRENQLKKKLIDSKIKEDQSDKLLVTDDLYTTGNYEEQNEELVKRDKKLDERQRNLDARPKELKAGERKLTQRDAESSEHPQTTAETPSASSESE